In Brachypodium distachyon strain Bd21 chromosome 2, Brachypodium_distachyon_v3.0, whole genome shotgun sequence, one genomic interval encodes:
- the LOC100843656 gene encoding uncharacterized protein LOC100843656 isoform X1: MKRGRNKYEKLDGGGTVSTPLVVSDPHLGDLAQIGVSGSEISSRSVYFAVCHRVQAGSPLYKLDVALSNSEDSREPPGRVKLRRIATLGTDMGGKTFISMESAGWIIGIGGNPGSTIIFDTKDNKAIRGPKLIAKKWCPVVAAVGNKIYALSRRPDFLQEPDFLQEADFVPWFEVLDLSKATITETEEGLSLDACSWEALPYQLCFPCKLTPKAYKRPAFITVRSSVVVEPYILISLNQPTNYINAFDTNTGKWHKIDDQYLPFVGDATQLGHGSSIFLASPWENGPINAYDIHVSVSNPENISSVADKGGALKLSITVFSIRNKHGDVSAKKGIITSLGKKHFCELLSFEGCGRYLVYDGETEESYPGKLYLQLCTYQTESRALQGETSEIVVSCQQELTSRIRSSRGFSSAPIAFSLSI, translated from the coding sequence ATGAAGCGCGGGAGGAACAAGTATGAGAAGCTTGATGGAGGAGGAACCGTCTCCACCCCTCTCGTCGTCAGCGATCCGCATCTGGGAGACCTCGCTCAGATCGGGGTTAGCGGCAGCGAGATCTCAAGTCGCTCGGTATACTTTGCGGTATGCCATCGGGTACAAGCTGGCTCCCCTCTGTACAAGCTGGACGTCGCCCTCTCCAACTCTGAGGACTCGCGAGAGCCTCCAGGCCGGGTAAAACTGCGTCGAATCGCTACCCTGGGAACCGACATGGGCGGCAAGACCTTTATATCCATGGAGTCAGCTGGCTGGATCATCGGCATCGGCGGCAATCCCGGCAGCACCATCATCTTCGACACCAAGGATAACAAAGCGATCCGCGGGCCAAAACTGATCGCCAAGAAGTGGTGCCCAGTTGTGGCGGCTGTCGGTAACAAGATTTATGCCCTCTCTAGGCGTCCCGATTTCCTTCAGGAGCCCGATTTCCTTCAAGAGGCCGATTTCGTGCCCTGGTTCGAGGTCCTTGATCTCTCCAAAGCCACAATCACAGAGACAGAGGAGGGGCTCAGCCTGGATGCGTGCTCCTGGGAGGCACTGCCGTATCAACTCTGCTTTCCTTGTAAGCTCACTCCAAAGGCCTACAAACGTCCAGCCTTCATAACCGTCAGGTCCTCTGTGGTGGTCGAGCCCTACATATTGATATCGCTCAATCAGCCAACCAACTACATCAATGCGTTTGACACCAACACAGGAAAGTGGCACAAGATTGATGATCAGTACCTGCCTTTTGTTGGGGATGCCACTCAGCTGGGGCATGGCAGCAGCATCTTCCTTGCCTCACCTTGGGAGAATGGGCCTATCAATGCGTACGACATCCATGTCTCAGTTAGCAATCCGGAAAACATCTCTAGTGTTGCTGACAAGGGTGGTGCTCTTAAGTTATCCATCACTGTGTTCTCAATAAGAAATAAGCATGGTGACGTATCTGCAAAGAAAGGCATTATCACCTCCCTAGGCAAGAAACACTTCTGTGAGTTGCTTTCATTTGAGGGCTGTGGACGCTACTTGGTTTACGATGGAGAAACCGAAGAATCCTATCCAGGGAAATTGTACCTACAGTTGTGTACCTACCAAACAGAGAGCCGTGCACTCCAAGGGGAGACCTCAGAGATTGTAGTCTCCTGTCAACAGGAGCTGACCTCCAGAATTCGCAGTTCCCGTGGCTTCTCTTCAGCACCCATTGCCTTCTCTTTGTCCATATAA
- the LOC100843656 gene encoding uncharacterized protein LOC100843656 isoform X2 — MGGKTFISMESAGWIIGIGGNPGSTIIFDTKDNKAIRGPKLIAKKWCPVVAAVGNKIYALSRRPDFLQEPDFLQEADFVPWFEVLDLSKATITETEEGLSLDACSWEALPYQLCFPCKLTPKAYKRPAFITVRSSVVVEPYILISLNQPTNYINAFDTNTGKWHKIDDQYLPFVGDATQLGHGSSIFLASPWENGPINAYDIHVSVSNPENISSVADKGGALKLSITVFSIRNKHGDVSAKKGIITSLGKKHFCELLSFEGCGRYLVYDGETEESYPGKLYLQLCTYQTESRALQGETSEIVVSCQQELTSRIRSSRGFSSAPIAFSLSI, encoded by the coding sequence ATGGGCGGCAAGACCTTTATATCCATGGAGTCAGCTGGCTGGATCATCGGCATCGGCGGCAATCCCGGCAGCACCATCATCTTCGACACCAAGGATAACAAAGCGATCCGCGGGCCAAAACTGATCGCCAAGAAGTGGTGCCCAGTTGTGGCGGCTGTCGGTAACAAGATTTATGCCCTCTCTAGGCGTCCCGATTTCCTTCAGGAGCCCGATTTCCTTCAAGAGGCCGATTTCGTGCCCTGGTTCGAGGTCCTTGATCTCTCCAAAGCCACAATCACAGAGACAGAGGAGGGGCTCAGCCTGGATGCGTGCTCCTGGGAGGCACTGCCGTATCAACTCTGCTTTCCTTGTAAGCTCACTCCAAAGGCCTACAAACGTCCAGCCTTCATAACCGTCAGGTCCTCTGTGGTGGTCGAGCCCTACATATTGATATCGCTCAATCAGCCAACCAACTACATCAATGCGTTTGACACCAACACAGGAAAGTGGCACAAGATTGATGATCAGTACCTGCCTTTTGTTGGGGATGCCACTCAGCTGGGGCATGGCAGCAGCATCTTCCTTGCCTCACCTTGGGAGAATGGGCCTATCAATGCGTACGACATCCATGTCTCAGTTAGCAATCCGGAAAACATCTCTAGTGTTGCTGACAAGGGTGGTGCTCTTAAGTTATCCATCACTGTGTTCTCAATAAGAAATAAGCATGGTGACGTATCTGCAAAGAAAGGCATTATCACCTCCCTAGGCAAGAAACACTTCTGTGAGTTGCTTTCATTTGAGGGCTGTGGACGCTACTTGGTTTACGATGGAGAAACCGAAGAATCCTATCCAGGGAAATTGTACCTACAGTTGTGTACCTACCAAACAGAGAGCCGTGCACTCCAAGGGGAGACCTCAGAGATTGTAGTCTCCTGTCAACAGGAGCTGACCTCCAGAATTCGCAGTTCCCGTGGCTTCTCTTCAGCACCCATTGCCTTCTCTTTGTCCATATAA
- the LOC112270903 gene encoding uncharacterized protein LOC112270903, translating into MKRGRNKYEKLDGGGTVSTPLVVSDPHLGDLAQIGVSGSEISSRSVYFAVCHRDWSACQISSPLYKVDLALSNSDSEDSEGSREPPGRVKLRRIATLETDIGGKTFISMESAGWIIGIGGSNPGGTIIFDTKDNKVIRGPKLIANKWCPVVAAVGYKIYALSRLPDFVEEPDFVPWFEVLDLSKATITETEEGLTLDACSWEALPYPLCFPCKLTPKAYRRPPFITVSSSVVVEPYILISLNQPTNCVYAFDTNTGKWHKIDDEYLPFVGHATQLGHGSSIFLASSRENGPINAYDIHVSVSSPENISSVADKGGALKLSITVFSIRNKHGEDVSAKKSIITSLGKKHFCELLSFEGCGRYLVYDKETKESYPGKLYVQLCTYQKESHALHGETSEIVVSCQQELTSRIRSSCGFSSAPIVFALSI; encoded by the coding sequence ATGAAGCGCGGGAGGAACAAGTATGAGAAGCTTGATGGAGGAGGAACCGTCTCCACCCCTCTCGTCGTCAGCGATCCGCATCTGGGAGACCTCGCTCAGATCGGGGTTAGCGGCAGCGAGATCTCAAGTCGCTCGGTATACTTTGCGGTATGCCATCGGGACTGGTCTGCTTGTCAAATTAGCTCCCCTCTGTACAAGGTGGACCTCGCCCTCTCCAACTCCGACTCCGAGGACTCTGAGGGCTCGCGAGAGCCTCCAGGCCGGGTAAAACTGCGTCGAATAGCTACCCTGGAAACCGATATCGGCGGCAAGACCTTTATATCCATGGAGTCAGCTGGCTGGATCATCGGTATCGGCGGTAGTAATCCCGGCGGCACCATCATCTTCGACACCAAGGATAACAAAGTGATCCGCGGGCCAAAACTGATCGCCAACAAGTGGTGCCCAGTTGTGGCCGCTGTCGGTTACAAAATTTATGCCCTCTCTAGGCTTCCCGATTTCGTTGAAGAGCCCGATTTCGTGCCCTGGTTCGAGGTCCTTGATCTCTCCAAAGCTACTATCACAGAAACAGAGGAGGGGCTCACCCTGGATGCGTGCTCCTGGGAGGCACTACCTTATCCACTCTGCTTTCCTTGTAAGCTCACTCCAAAGGCCTACAGACGTCCACCCTTCATAACCGTCAGTTCCTCTGTGGTGGTCGAGCCCTACATATTGATATCGCTCAATCAGCCAACCAACTGTGTCTATGCATTTGACACCAACACAGGAAAGTGGCACAAGATTGATGATGAGTACCTGCCTTTTGTTGGGCATGCCACTCAGCTGGGGCATGGCAGCAGCATCTTCCTTGCCTCATCTCGGGAGAATGGGCCTATCAATGCGTACGACATCCATGTCTCAGTTAGCAGCCCGGAAAACATCTCTAGCGTTGCTGACAAGGGTGGTGCTCTTAAGTTATCCATCACTGTGTTCTCAATAAGAAATAAGCATGGTGAAGACGTTTCTGCAAAGAAAAGCATTATCACGTCCCTAGGCAAGAAACACTTCTGTGAGTTGCTTTCATTTGAGGGCTGTGGACGCTACTTGGTTTACGAtaaagaaaccaaagaatcCTATCCAGGGAAATTGTACGTACAGTTGTGTACCTATCAAAAAGAGAGCCATGCACTCCATGGGGAGACCTCAGAGATTGTAGTCTCCTGTCAACAGGAGCTGACCTCCAGAATTCGCAGTTCCTGTGGCTTCTCTTCAGCACCCATTGTCTTCGCTTTGTCCATATAA